Below is a window of Shinella sp. PSBB067 DNA.
CGGCCCACTATGCCTCATTCCATGATCAGATCAATTTTCGCCGTTACCGGCCTCATCGCCACTCTTGGATTTGCGGCGACGCCGACGTTTGCCGGCCCGACGCGTTATCCGCTGACGCTCGAAAACTGCGGCGTGCAGGTCACGTTCGAGAAGGCGCCCGAGCGGGCGATCGGGCTTGGCCAGAACAGCGCGGAAATCCTTCTGCTGCTCGGCCTTCAGGACAAGATGGCGGGTACGGCCTTCTGGCCGAGCAAGGTGCTGCCGCAGCTTGCCGAGGCGAACGCCAAGGTCAAGCTGCTGACGGTCGAGTTCCCAACCTTCGAATCGATCCTGGCCGAGAATCCCGATTTCGTCGCCGCCGCATTGCCCACGCTGCTCGGGCCGGACAGCAAAGTCGCCAAGCGCGAGGATTTCGAGAAGGTCGGCGTCCCGTCCTATCTGTCGCCCAGCACCTGCCTCAGCACCAAGGAGGTCAAGGATGCCTATGGCAGCCGTTCCGCGCTGTGGAACATGGACCTCCTCTATAAGGAGATCGACGAGCTCTCCCAGATATTCGACGTTGCCGACCGCGGCCATGCCTTGATCGCCGATTTCAAGGCGCGCGAGGCGGCGCTTCGCGCGAGCGTTCCGGCGGATGGCAAGACGACGCTATCCTATGTCTTCTGGTTCTCCAGCCCATCGCCCTCGGCCGACGCCTATGTCGGCGGTAAGAACAGCGCGTCCGGCTTCATCGCCGACATGCTTGGCGGGCATAATGCGATCACCGCGGAAGCCGAGTGGCCGACGCTCGGCTGGGAAAGCATCATCGCCGCCAATCCGGACGTGATCGTCGTCGCCAGTCTTGACCGCAACCGCTGGGAACTCGACAAGCCGGAGGCCAAGATCGCCTTCCTTACGACGGATCCCGCCGTCAGCCAGCTTTCGGCCGTCAAGAACAAGGCGATCGTGGTGATGGACGGCCAGGCGATGAACCCGACGATCCGCACCATCTATGGCGCCGAGCAGGTGGCCGAGCAGCTGAAGATGCTCGGCCTGCTGAAGTGATCGCAACGAGCCGTTCTCTCCGGCAGTTTCTCGTCTTCGCCGCCCTGCTGCTGGCCTCGCTCGTGGCCATCGCGCTTGCCGTCGGCGTCAGCGTGGGGATCGGCGATCTGCCGATCCCGCTTTCGACAACCTTTACGACGATCACCAACCGGCTCGGCTGGACTTCAGTCGAGCTCAACCGCATGCATGAGACGGTGATCTGGGAGTATCGTCTCAGCCGGGCACTTGTCGCGGCCTTCTGCGGCGCGGGTCTTGCGCTCTGCGGGGCGATCATGCAGTCGCTGCTGCGCAATCCGCTCGCCGAGCCCTACGTGCTCGGCATCTCGGCCGGCGCATCTACCGGAGCGGTCGCGATCGTCATCCTCGGCATTGGCAGCGGCGCGGTCTCGCTGTCAGCCGGCGCTTTCGCCGGTGCGTTCACCGCGTTCTTCTTCGTCGCGCTGCTGTCGAACGGCACGCGCGGCGGGGCCGACCGCACGATCCTTGCCGGCGTCGCTGCCTCGCAGCTCTTCAACGCCGCCACATCCTATATCGTGACCACCTCGGGCAATGCCCAGCAGGCGCGCGACGTGATGTTCTGGCTGCTCGGCAGTTTCGGCGGCGTTCGCTGGCCGGAATTCATGCTGGTTTCGGTGGTGGTCGGACTGGGGCTCATCGCCTGTCTTTGTTACGCGCGGGTGCTCGATGCCTTCGCCTTCGGCGATGAAGCGGCCACCGCGCTCGGCGTCGATGTCGGGCGCACACGGATCGTGCTTTTCGCGCTGACCGCGATGATGACGGCGACCATCGTCAGCATGGTTGGCTCGATCGGCTTCGTCGGGCTCGTCGTACCGCAT
It encodes the following:
- a CDS encoding ABC transporter substrate-binding protein; its protein translation is MIRSIFAVTGLIATLGFAATPTFAGPTRYPLTLENCGVQVTFEKAPERAIGLGQNSAEILLLLGLQDKMAGTAFWPSKVLPQLAEANAKVKLLTVEFPTFESILAENPDFVAAALPTLLGPDSKVAKREDFEKVGVPSYLSPSTCLSTKEVKDAYGSRSALWNMDLLYKEIDELSQIFDVADRGHALIADFKAREAALRASVPADGKTTLSYVFWFSSPSPSADAYVGGKNSASGFIADMLGGHNAITAEAEWPTLGWESIIAANPDVIVVASLDRNRWELDKPEAKIAFLTTDPAVSQLSAVKNKAIVVMDGQAMNPTIRTIYGAEQVAEQLKMLGLLK
- a CDS encoding iron ABC transporter permease, translating into MIATSRSLRQFLVFAALLLASLVAIALAVGVSVGIGDLPIPLSTTFTTITNRLGWTSVELNRMHETVIWEYRLSRALVAAFCGAGLALCGAIMQSLLRNPLAEPYVLGISAGASTGAVAIVILGIGSGAVSLSAGAFAGAFTAFFFVALLSNGTRGGADRTILAGVAASQLFNAATSYIVTTSGNAQQARDVMFWLLGSFGGVRWPEFMLVSVVVGLGLIACLCYARVLDAFAFGDEAATALGVDVGRTRIVLFALTAMMTATIVSMVGSIGFVGLVVPHAARFVVGPLHIRLLPACAIGGAIFMVLADIASRALVPQQVLPIGVVTALVGVPFFSVILYRFQRAS